A stretch of the Arachis stenosperma cultivar V10309 chromosome 6, arast.V10309.gnm1.PFL2, whole genome shotgun sequence genome encodes the following:
- the LOC130935121 gene encoding uncharacterized protein LOC130935121, protein MEDSVKVSLNEAKEEKNMIELDVKNESKEEEKEKDLEDKCGEGEEKKKKKEKDKKKKKKDDENGADDDGDEEKKEKKKKEKKDKVKDDEGEDDNEKKKEKKDKDKKKEKKKDDGNEEADNDDKKKKKDKKEKEKDKKKEKKEDNEEEEVDNDKKKKKDKEKEKDKKKEKKVDDEEEVDNDDEENKKRKKKDKKEKEKKDKEVKVEVASKEIDISENEKECKEEKGDGKGDEKDAKEKKKKKEDKEKKKKEKTNDLSTLNQKLEKVNGKIQALLEKKADIERQIKESEAEGNVITQKDKDVV, encoded by the coding sequence ATGGAAGATTCCGTCAAAGTAAGTCTAAATGaagcaaaagaagagaagaatatGATTGAATTGGACGTGAAGAATGAATcaaaggaagaagagaaagaaaaggatTTAGAAGATAAATGTGGGGAAGgcgaggagaagaagaaaaagaaggagaaggataaaaagaaaaagaaaaaggatgaTGAAAATGGTGcagatgatgatggtgatgaggagaaaaaggagaagaagaaaaaggaaaagaaggacAAGGTAAAAGATGATGAAGGTGAGGATGATaatgagaagaaaaaggaaaagaaggacaaggataagaaaaaggaaaagaaaaaggacGATGGCAATGAAGAAGCAGATAATGatgataaaaagaagaaaaaggacaagaaggagaaagagaaggataagaagaaagaaaagaaggaagataatgaagaagaagaagtggataatgataaaaagaagaaaaaagacaaggagaaagagaaggataagaaaaaagaaaagaaggtagatgatgaagaagaagtggataatgatgatgaagagaataagaaaaggaagaaaaaagataagaaggagaaagagaagaaggatAAGGAGGTCAAAGTTGAAGTTGCTTCAAAGGAGATTGATATATCAGAGAATGAGAAGGAATGCAAGGAAGAGAAGGGTGATGGGAAGGGTGATGAGAAAGATGctaaagagaagaagaagaagaaagaggacaaggagaagaagaaaaaggaaaaaaccaATGATCTAAGCACCTTGAACCAGAAACTTGAAAAAGTTAATGGCAAAATACAAGCACTCCTTGAAAAGAAGGCAGATATAGAAAGGCAGATAAAAGAATCTGAAGCTGAGGGCAATGTTATCACCCAGAAAGACAAGGATGTGGTATAA